In the Topomyia yanbarensis strain Yona2022 chromosome 3, ASM3024719v1, whole genome shotgun sequence genome, one interval contains:
- the LOC131693062 gene encoding uncharacterized protein LOC131693062, with protein MRNFIVSEVTDRYHAPEWCVDICFIASSMWFGHTDYVPLGHPLYRMTAGADFVCLQYRNCRFVNGVCCLVPELWLWLLRRYIVATISVPVFPGEFECLDGTIVRFGVSFTVAECASFRRVIRDMVWRPRFAWAIDISTLLRYAHYWYVYGGILSVYLLLGKLQLFAIADSTEYPLNRMSVSSNIIPSSLSSFASADSHRRNVTSKINFRMLVNGLVK; from the exons ATGCGCAATTTTATCGTGAGTGAAGTGACCGATCGGTACCACGCACCCGAATGGTGCGTGGATATTTGCTTTATCGCCAGCTCCATGTGGTTCGGCCACACGGATTATGTTCCGTTGGGCCATCCCCTCTATCGAATGACGGCCGGAGCGGATTTCGTCTGCTTGCAGTATCGTAACTGCAGATTTGTAAATGGAGTGTGCTGCCTGGTCCCGGAGCTATGGCTGTGGTTGTTACGGCGTTACATCGTCGCAACCATCTCGGTACCCGTTTTCCCGGGTGAATTTGAATGTCTCGATGGGACGATTGTTCGTTTTGGCGTGTCGTTTACTGTGGCGGAGTGTGCGTCCTTTCGGCGCGTCATACGGGACATGGTATGGCGACCCCGTTTTGCGTGGGCCATCGACATTTCAACCCTACTAAG GTATGCTCACTATTGGTATGTTTATGGAGGTATTCTGTCCGTTTATTTATTATTGGGAAAACTTCAGTTATTTGCCATTGCGGATTCGACGGAGTATCCACTGAACCGAATGTCAGTATCGAGCAACATAATTCCGTCATCGCTCTCTTCTTTTGCATCAGCTGATTCACATCGCAGAAACGTCACcagtaaaataaattttagaatgtTGGTCAACGGATTAGTTAAGTAA